One segment of Zhihengliuella halotolerans DNA contains the following:
- a CDS encoding pyridoxal phosphate-dependent aminotransferase — MSRISRRIGSIAESATLAVDAKAKALKAAGRPVIGFGAGEPDFPTPDYVVEAAIEAAKNPRFHRYSPAGGLPELKAAIAEKTRRDSGYSLEADQVLVTNGGKQAVYNTFATLLDPGDEVIVPAPFWTTYPESIRLAGGVPVDVFAGPEAGYKVSVEQLEAARTERTKILLFVSPSNPTGAVYTPAEVAAIGRWAAENDLWVVTDEIYEHLVYAGSEFTSIATAVPELGDKVVILNGVAKTYAMTGWRVGWMAGPADVIKAATNLQSHATSNVSNVAQMAALAAVSGPLDAVNEMKVAFNRRRLTMVAALNEIDGFYAPMPEGAFYAYADVRGALGREIAGVTPQTSAELAALILEKAEVAIVPGEAFGPSGFVRLSYALGDEDLAEGVGRMQKLLNG; from the coding sequence ATGTCACGGATCTCCCGCCGCATCGGTTCCATCGCAGAATCGGCCACGCTCGCCGTCGACGCGAAGGCCAAGGCGCTCAAAGCCGCCGGCCGTCCCGTCATCGGTTTCGGCGCCGGCGAACCGGACTTCCCGACCCCCGACTACGTGGTGGAGGCGGCGATCGAGGCCGCGAAGAACCCGCGATTCCACCGCTACTCCCCCGCCGGCGGCCTGCCGGAGCTCAAGGCGGCGATCGCCGAGAAGACGCGCCGGGACTCGGGGTACTCGCTCGAGGCGGACCAGGTGCTCGTGACCAACGGCGGCAAGCAGGCCGTCTACAACACGTTCGCAACGCTGCTGGACCCGGGCGACGAGGTCATCGTGCCGGCCCCGTTCTGGACGACGTACCCGGAGTCCATCCGCCTCGCCGGCGGCGTGCCCGTCGACGTGTTCGCCGGCCCGGAGGCCGGCTACAAGGTGAGCGTCGAGCAGCTCGAGGCCGCGCGCACGGAGCGCACGAAGATCCTGCTGTTCGTCTCGCCGTCGAACCCGACCGGCGCCGTCTACACGCCCGCCGAGGTCGCCGCGATCGGCCGCTGGGCCGCCGAGAACGACCTGTGGGTCGTCACCGACGAGATCTACGAGCACCTCGTGTACGCGGGTTCGGAGTTCACGTCGATCGCCACAGCCGTGCCCGAGCTCGGCGACAAGGTCGTCATCCTCAACGGCGTGGCCAAGACCTACGCGATGACCGGCTGGCGCGTCGGCTGGATGGCCGGCCCCGCGGACGTCATCAAGGCGGCGACCAACCTGCAGTCGCACGCGACCTCCAACGTGTCAAACGTCGCGCAGATGGCCGCCCTGGCCGCAGTGTCGGGACCGCTGGACGCCGTGAACGAAATGAAGGTCGCTTTCAACCGCCGCCGCCTGACGATGGTGGCCGCGCTCAACGAGATCGACGGCTTCTACGCGCCGATGCCGGAGGGCGCGTTCTACGCCTACGCCGACGTCCGCGGCGCGCTGGGCCGCGAGATCGCAGGGGTCACCCCGCAGACCTCCGCCGAACTGGCCGCCTTGATCCTGGAGAAGGCCGAGGTCGCGATCGTCCCGGGTGAGGCGTTC
- the secE gene encoding preprotein translocase subunit SecE: MTEIAAGSSNNSQSPKGDRRGVFAAIALFLRQVVSELKKVVIPTKRDWFSYTLMVLGFVAVVMVIVSALDFLFGQASIFVFTNQLEQ, from the coding sequence GTGACCGAGATCGCGGCTGGCAGCTCGAACAATTCGCAGAGCCCCAAGGGTGACCGACGGGGTGTCTTCGCTGCGATCGCGCTGTTCCTTCGCCAGGTCGTCTCGGAGCTGAAGAAGGTCGTCATCCCGACGAAGCGGGACTGGTTCAGCTACACGCTGATGGTCCTCGGCTTCGTCGCCGTCGTGATGGTCATTGTCAGTGCACTGGACTTCCTGTTCGGGCAGGCGTCGATCTTCGTCTTCACGAACCAGCTGGAACAGTAA
- the nusG gene encoding transcription termination/antitermination protein NusG → MSDQELEAQGNDENVEPATETAAEQAPADFAVSEADEQSESTETESTEPAAAETAEEPAAADAEPSEDSEDVAAEEAEPEVDPKEELRTKLRRQPGDWFVIHSYAGYENRVKVNLETRAQTLNMEDFIYEIQVPMEEVVEIKNTAKKIVRRVRIPGYVLVRMDLTDESWGAVRHTPGVTGFVGNAHDPAPLSLDEVFSMLEHTVVTEETDKGSNKPGRAPITEVNVDFEVGESVTVNDGPFETLPATISEIKLETQQLVVLVSIFERETPVTLSFGQVTKIQ, encoded by the coding sequence GTGTCCGATCAGGAACTCGAAGCGCAGGGCAACGACGAGAACGTCGAGCCGGCAACCGAGACCGCCGCCGAGCAGGCGCCGGCCGATTTTGCTGTCTCCGAGGCTGACGAGCAGTCCGAGTCGACTGAGACCGAGTCCACCGAGCCGGCTGCGGCGGAAACCGCCGAAGAGCCCGCGGCTGCCGACGCCGAGCCGTCCGAAGACTCCGAGGACGTTGCGGCCGAGGAGGCCGAGCCCGAGGTCGACCCGAAGGAAGAGCTGCGCACCAAGCTGCGCCGGCAGCCGGGCGACTGGTTCGTCATCCACTCCTACGCTGGCTACGAGAACCGCGTCAAGGTGAACCTCGAGACGCGTGCCCAGACCCTCAACATGGAGGATTTCATCTACGAAATCCAGGTCCCCATGGAAGAGGTCGTGGAGATCAAGAACACCGCCAAGAAGATCGTCCGTCGCGTTCGCATCCCCGGCTACGTGCTGGTGCGCATGGACCTGACGGACGAGTCGTGGGGTGCGGTTCGCCACACGCCGGGCGTCACCGGCTTCGTCGGCAACGCCCACGACCCGGCCCCGCTGAGTCTGGACGAGGTGTTCTCCATGCTCGAGCACACGGTTGTCACCGAGGAGACGGACAAGGGCTCAAACAAGCCGGGCCGTGCTCCGATCACCGAGGTCAACGTCGACTTCGAAGTCGGCGAGTCCGTGACCGTGAACGACGGCCCGTTCGAGACGCTCCCGGCAACGATCTCGGAGATCAAGCTCGAGACCCAGCAGCTGGTCGTGCTCGTGTCGATCTTCGAGCGCGAGACGCCGGTGACCCTCTCGTTCGGTCAGGTCACCAAGATCCAGTAG
- the rplK gene encoding 50S ribosomal protein L11, which yields MAPKKKVTGLIKLQIQAGAANPAPPIGPALGQHGVNIMEFCKAYNAATESQRGNVIPVEITVYEDRSFTFVTKTPPAAELIKKAAGVQKGSATPHTVKVAKLTQAQCEEIAEQKMVDLNANDVKAAAKIIAGTARSMGITVEG from the coding sequence ATGGCCCCCAAGAAGAAGGTCACCGGCCTCATCAAGCTGCAGATCCAGGCAGGCGCCGCCAACCCGGCACCGCCGATCGGACCCGCGCTTGGTCAGCACGGTGTCAACATCATGGAGTTCTGCAAGGCTTACAACGCGGCGACTGAGTCCCAGCGCGGCAACGTGATCCCTGTGGAGATCACGGTCTACGAAGACCGCTCCTTCACCTTCGTCACGAAGACCCCGCCGGCAGCCGAGCTGATCAAGAAGGCAGCAGGCGTGCAGAAGGGTTCGGCTACCCCGCACACCGTCAAGGTTGCGAAGCTGACCCAGGCGCAGTGCGAGGAGATCGCCGAGCAGAAGATGGTCGACCTGAACGCCAACGACGTTAAGGCCGCCGCCAAGATCATCGCCGGCACCGCCCGCTCCATGGGCATCACCGTCGAGGGCTAA
- the rplA gene encoding 50S ribosomal protein L1, with translation MAKRSKAYEAAVAKIEDGKLYSPAEAVALAKETGSAKTDATVEVAFRLGVDPRKADQMVRGTVNLPHGTGKTATVVVFANGDKAEAAKAAGADFVGSDDLIEKIQGGWTGFDAAVATPDLMGKVGRLGKILGPRNLMPNPKTGTVTMDVAKAVGDIKGGKIDFRVDKHSNLHFIIGKVSFDAQKLAENYSAVLEEVLRLKPTSSKGRYISKATVATTFGPGIQVDPNVTKVVVG, from the coding sequence ATGGCAAAGCGCAGCAAAGCATACGAGGCAGCTGTAGCCAAGATCGAGGACGGCAAGCTGTACTCGCCGGCCGAGGCAGTGGCCCTGGCCAAGGAGACCGGCTCCGCGAAGACGGACGCGACCGTTGAGGTCGCTTTCCGCCTGGGCGTCGACCCGCGCAAGGCAGACCAGATGGTCCGCGGCACGGTCAACCTCCCGCACGGAACCGGCAAGACCGCTACCGTGGTCGTCTTCGCCAACGGTGACAAGGCCGAGGCCGCCAAGGCCGCCGGCGCCGACTTCGTCGGCTCCGACGACCTGATCGAGAAGATCCAGGGCGGCTGGACCGGCTTCGACGCCGCGGTCGCCACCCCGGATCTGATGGGCAAGGTCGGCCGCCTCGGCAAGATCCTCGGCCCGCGTAACCTGATGCCGAACCCGAAGACCGGTACCGTCACCATGGACGTGGCCAAGGCTGTGGGCGACATCAAGGGCGGCAAGATCGACTTCCGCGTCGACAAGCACTCGAACCTGCACTTCATCATCGGCAAGGTGTCCTTCGACGCCCAGAAGCTGGCCGAGAACTACAGCGCGGTCCTCGAAGAGGTCCTCCGCCTGAAGCCGACCTCCTCGAAGGGTCGCTACATCAGCAAGGCCACGGTCGCCACGACCTTCGGCCCGGGCATCCAGGTGGACCCGAACGTCACCAAGGTCGTCGTCGGCTAA
- a CDS encoding GNAT family N-acetyltransferase, producing the protein MESFQDAELTWRPLVRDDLPLLAGWLHEPAVARWWNHDSTQAGVERDFAASIRGEEPGEDLVICLSGRPIGLLQRSAIADYPDEAAGYGAVVELPPGAVQLDYLIGRPELRGRGLGTLMITRVLNSTWTDYPDAPAVFIAVVAANTASWRAAEKAGLRRVAEAPMRPDNPLDDPLHYIYRVDRP; encoded by the coding sequence ATGGAATCGTTTCAGGATGCAGAGCTCACCTGGCGGCCGCTTGTTCGCGACGATCTGCCCCTGCTGGCCGGCTGGCTGCACGAACCGGCGGTAGCACGCTGGTGGAACCACGACTCCACGCAAGCCGGTGTCGAGCGCGACTTCGCCGCGAGCATCCGGGGCGAGGAACCGGGCGAGGACCTGGTGATCTGTCTGTCGGGCCGGCCCATCGGACTCCTGCAGCGATCCGCCATCGCCGACTACCCCGACGAGGCCGCCGGCTACGGTGCCGTCGTCGAGCTGCCCCCGGGCGCCGTTCAGCTCGACTACCTCATCGGCCGGCCCGAACTGCGCGGACGCGGCCTCGGAACGCTGATGATCACCCGCGTACTGAACAGCACGTGGACGGACTACCCGGACGCGCCGGCTGTCTTCATCGCCGTGGTCGCCGCCAACACCGCCTCGTGGCGGGCTGCGGAGAAGGCCGGTCTGCGCCGCGTTGCCGAGGCGCCGATGCGTCCCGACAATCCCCTCGATGACCCGCTGCACTACATCTACCGCGTCGACCGACCGTGA
- the rplJ gene encoding 50S ribosomal protein L10: protein MATPNKVSAVEETIADFKESNAAVLTEYRGLSVAQLKELRRALGADTKYSVVKNTLTGIAAKEAGVDAFDGQLAGPTAIAFIKGDAVAAAKSLTEFAKSNEKLVVKTGYFEGKAMTAAEVAALAALESREHQLARVAGVLQAPASAAARIIEALRAKREEGGAEAPAAEAEEAPAAEAAEEA from the coding sequence ATGGCAACGCCGAACAAGGTCTCCGCAGTTGAGGAGACCATTGCAGACTTCAAGGAGTCGAACGCCGCTGTCCTGACCGAATACCGCGGGCTCTCTGTTGCGCAGCTCAAGGAATTGCGCCGTGCGCTTGGTGCAGACACCAAGTACTCGGTCGTCAAGAACACCCTGACTGGCATCGCTGCCAAGGAAGCCGGCGTCGACGCGTTCGACGGCCAGCTTGCCGGCCCGACCGCCATCGCCTTCATCAAGGGCGATGCAGTTGCCGCAGCCAAGAGCCTGACTGAATTCGCCAAGAGCAACGAGAAGCTGGTCGTCAAGACCGGTTACTTCGAGGGCAAGGCAATGACCGCTGCAGAGGTTGCCGCTCTGGCAGCCCTGGAGTCCCGCGAGCACCAGCTGGCTCGTGTTGCCGGCGTACTGCAGGCTCCGGCCTCCGCAGCCGCCCGCATCATCGAGGCACTGCGCGCCAAGCGCGAAGAGGGCGGCGCTGAAGCTCCCGCCGCAGAGGCCGAGGAAGCACCCGCTGCCGAAGCCGCCGAAGAAGCCTAG
- the rplL gene encoding 50S ribosomal protein L7/L12, with amino-acid sequence MAKLTNEELLEAFKEMSIIELSEFVSAFEETFEVTAAAVAVAGPAGGAGEAAAEEQTEFDVILESAGEKKIGVIKEVRALTSLGLKEAKEVVDSAPKAVLEGVDKDAAEKAKEALEGAGATVTLK; translated from the coding sequence ATGGCGAAGCTCACCAACGAAGAGCTCCTCGAAGCTTTCAAGGAAATGTCCATCATCGAGCTCTCCGAGTTCGTTTCGGCCTTCGAGGAGACCTTCGAGGTCACCGCTGCTGCCGTCGCCGTTGCTGGCCCGGCCGGTGGCGCAGGCGAAGCCGCTGCTGAAGAGCAGACCGAATTCGACGTCATCCTCGAGTCGGCTGGCGAGAAGAAGATCGGCGTCATCAAGGAGGTCCGCGCGCTGACCTCGCTGGGCCTGAAGGAAGCCAAGGAAGTTGTCGATTCCGCTCCGAAGGCTGTCCTCGAGGGCGTCGACAAGGACGCAGCCGAGAAGGCCAAGGAGGCCCTCGAAGGCGCCGGCGCCACGGTGACCCTCAAGTAA
- a CDS encoding acyltransferase family protein yields the protein MNRRLALLDGLRLVAALMVVLYHYTAWNHGNWGDEGARETWPGLSQLTVFGNLGVPLFFVISGFVILLSSYGKRPAKFIGSRIGRLFPAYWVAVIATGALLFFMWPGAGDDFTYGDWAMNLTMIQSAFDVKSIDGVYWTLWVEMRFYAWILALMLLGWLTPGRILAFAALWPAAGIFAEALGLSFLEDAMLKQHAPLFAGGMVLFLIYRFGHTPLRWIILGTNVALSAYFTGIRLSGEVDWLVGYEIAPEAYWPMVVAVFALLAVVTLTPAVNLNVPGLAVAGALTYPVYLLHQMWGWWGIGILSDYLPQSATLAVVMLVVLGAAYAVHRWVERPLGRPLAGAVTRGVDLSGAWLSGAAAALRPALLRRTG from the coding sequence ATGAATAGACGTTTGGCGCTGCTCGACGGTCTCCGTCTGGTGGCCGCGCTGATGGTGGTCCTGTACCACTACACGGCGTGGAATCACGGCAACTGGGGGGACGAAGGTGCACGGGAAACCTGGCCCGGGCTCAGCCAGTTGACCGTCTTCGGCAACCTCGGCGTACCGCTCTTCTTCGTGATCAGCGGGTTCGTCATCCTGCTCTCGAGCTATGGCAAGCGGCCCGCTAAGTTCATCGGCTCGCGTATCGGGCGGCTCTTCCCCGCCTACTGGGTGGCGGTCATCGCGACCGGTGCACTCTTGTTCTTCATGTGGCCGGGCGCGGGCGACGATTTCACCTACGGCGACTGGGCGATGAACCTGACCATGATCCAGTCCGCCTTCGACGTCAAGAGCATCGACGGCGTCTACTGGACCCTGTGGGTGGAGATGCGTTTCTACGCGTGGATCCTGGCACTCATGCTGCTCGGCTGGCTCACCCCGGGCCGGATCCTGGCCTTCGCCGCGCTGTGGCCGGCCGCCGGCATCTTCGCTGAGGCGCTGGGCCTGAGCTTCCTCGAAGACGCGATGCTGAAGCAGCACGCACCCCTCTTCGCCGGCGGCATGGTGCTCTTCCTGATCTACCGCTTCGGCCACACGCCGCTGCGCTGGATCATCCTTGGCACCAACGTGGCGCTCTCCGCCTACTTCACGGGCATCCGCCTCAGCGGGGAGGTCGACTGGCTCGTCGGCTACGAGATCGCCCCCGAGGCCTACTGGCCGATGGTGGTGGCGGTCTTCGCCCTGCTGGCCGTCGTCACCCTGACCCCCGCGGTGAACCTGAACGTGCCGGGGCTGGCCGTCGCCGGCGCGCTCACCTATCCCGTCTACCTCCTGCACCAGATGTGGGGCTGGTGGGGCATCGGCATCCTCTCGGACTACCTGCCGCAGTCCGCCACGCTCGCCGTGGTCATGCTCGTCGTGCTCGGCGCGGCCTACGCCGTCCACCGGTGGGTGGAACGGCCCCTGGGGCGTCCGCTAGCAGGGGCCGTCACCCGCGGCGTCGACCTGTCGGGGGCGTGGCTCAGCGGTGCAGCAGCAGCGCTTCGCCCTGCCCTCCTCCGCCGCACAGGCTGA
- a CDS encoding acetyl-CoA C-acetyltransferase, with protein sequence MSDLNEAVIVGGARTPFTRFKGSLAALTAVQLGAHAVTAALEKSGVDAGSVNGVVFGQVVQAGAGQNPARQTAIAAGIGWDVPTVTINKVCLSGLAAITDAARLVRLGEADVVVAGGQESMTNAPHVLPGSRMGWSYGDIAAIDSVAHDGLTDAFDKISMGVSTERKNSVLGLTRAEQDEVAALSHQRAARAQQDGVFDAEIAPVPVPQRKGDPVVVAEDEGIRPTTTAESLGGLRPAFAADGTITAGNSSPLSDGAAAVVVTSRAYAEANGLHILARIGEPGQVAGPDNSLHSQPSNAIRAALARADLDVRELDFIEINEAFGAVACQSLTDLDYPLERTNIHGGAIALGHPIGASGARLALHAALELDRRGGGTAAVSLCGGGGQGEALLLHR encoded by the coding sequence GTGTCTGACCTCAACGAAGCGGTCATCGTCGGCGGCGCCCGCACCCCGTTCACGCGGTTCAAGGGCAGCCTCGCAGCTCTTACCGCTGTCCAGCTCGGGGCCCACGCCGTGACGGCGGCCCTCGAGAAGTCCGGGGTCGACGCCGGCTCGGTGAACGGCGTCGTCTTCGGCCAGGTCGTTCAGGCCGGCGCCGGCCAGAATCCGGCACGCCAGACCGCGATCGCCGCCGGTATCGGCTGGGACGTGCCGACCGTGACGATCAACAAGGTGTGCCTCTCGGGCCTCGCCGCGATCACCGACGCGGCCCGGCTCGTGCGCCTCGGTGAGGCCGACGTGGTCGTGGCCGGCGGTCAGGAGTCGATGACCAACGCGCCGCACGTGCTGCCCGGCAGCCGCATGGGCTGGTCCTACGGGGACATCGCGGCGATCGACTCCGTCGCGCACGACGGCCTGACCGACGCGTTCGACAAGATCTCGATGGGGGTCAGCACCGAGCGGAAGAACTCGGTCCTCGGCCTCACTCGCGCGGAGCAGGACGAGGTGGCCGCGCTCTCGCATCAGCGGGCGGCCCGGGCCCAGCAGGACGGAGTGTTCGACGCCGAGATCGCGCCCGTCCCCGTCCCGCAGCGCAAGGGCGATCCCGTCGTCGTCGCCGAAGACGAGGGCATCCGACCGACGACGACGGCCGAGTCGCTCGGCGGCCTGCGTCCAGCGTTCGCCGCCGACGGGACGATCACGGCGGGCAACTCCTCGCCGCTCTCCGACGGCGCGGCCGCCGTCGTCGTCACCTCACGCGCCTACGCCGAGGCGAACGGGCTGCACATCCTCGCGCGGATCGGCGAGCCCGGCCAGGTGGCCGGTCCGGACAACTCGCTGCACTCGCAGCCGTCGAACGCGATCCGGGCGGCGCTGGCGCGGGCCGACCTCGACGTGCGCGAGCTCGACTTCATCGAGATCAACGAGGCCTTCGGCGCCGTGGCATGCCAGTCGCTCACCGACCTCGACTACCCCCTCGAACGCACGAACATCCACGGCGGCGCCATCGCCCTGGGCCACCCGATCGGGGCGTCGGGCGCTCGGCTGGCGCTGCACGCCGCCCTCGAACTGGACCGGCGCGGCGGTGGGACGGCTGCGGTCAGCCTGTGCGGCGGAGGAGGGCAGGGCGAAGCGCTGCTGCTGCACCGCTGA